GAGACCCCGGCGGCGCGCAGGCGGCCCTGCTGCTTGAGCTGCGCCAGGGCCGTCATGAAGGCTTCGGTCTCGCGCGGATCGTTCCACCAGATGTGGTCGAAGTACACGTCGATGTAATCCGTTCCCAGGCGCCGCAGGCTGTCCTCGAAGGCCCGGATGATCTTTTCGGGGCGGTCGTAGACGGGCTCACCCTTGGGGTCGCGGTGGTGTCCCATCAAGCCGCCCTTGGTGGCCACCACGACCTGATCGCGCCGGTCACGGATCACCTGGGCGACCAGTTCCTCGCTGTGGCCGTTGCCGTACACATCGGCGGTGTCGATGAAGTTCACGCCGAGTTCCAGGGCGCGCTCCATCGCGCGGATGGACGCGGCGTCCTCGACCGGTCCCCAGGCGTCTCCGCCGATCGCCCAGGCGCCAAACCCGATTTCCGAGACCTGAATGCCACTTCGTCCCAACGTCCGGTGGTGCATGCTGCCTCCGTTCGCGCGCAGCGTACGGCGGGCAGGGAGGGCGGTGCTGCATGCCAGATGAAGAAGGCCTTACCCTTGGGGCTTGGGCACCCGAAACGGGCAGCACCGCTCGGTCAGCGGTTGGTGGTGAGGGCCGAGCCTGCGGGCACCAGGAAGGTGACGGCCACGCGCGCGGGCGTCGTGCCGGCATTGCCCACCACCGCGTACTCGCCGGGCATCTCGCGCCAGGTCTCTCCGGTCTTGAAGGTCTTCTCCCCGTTCTTGTCGCGCACGAGCATCTGCCCGGACAGCACCGTCACGAAGCCCACCCCACCGTGCGTATGCTCGGGGGTGAAGGAATTCGCCGGGAATTCCATGACCAGCTGGTGCAGGTTGAAAGACGACGGCAGGGACGCCAGATCGAAGTTGGACCGTGCCACGGTGGTCGGTCCCGGCGGAAGCTGCGCGTTGGTGGTGCCCGTGTGGGTGGTCGTGAGTGCCGCACCCTTGGGCAGCAGGAAGGTCGCCATCACCCGCGCGGGCGTCGCGGCGGCATTGCCCACCTCGGCGTACACGCCGGGCAGCTCCTTCCATGACTCCCCGACCTTGTACTTCTGTTCCTTGCCCGCCTCGCGCACGGTGATCTCACCTTCGAGCACCGAGACGTACCCCAGGCCACCGTGGGTGTGTGAGGGCGTGAAGGCGCCCGGCGCGAAGTCGAGGACCAGCTGTACGAGTTCCGTGCTGGCAGCAGCGTCGAGTTTGGTATTGAGGATGACGTTGGCACCCTGAGGTGTCTGGGCGGTCGCGAACAGGACGCCGCACGACAGGGCCACGGTGAGTAGGGCGGACGTGCAGACTACGGTGGCGTGACGCTTCATAAGAACCTCCATCTGCCTTTCGGCCGTTGAGTTCTGGTTACTTGACATGGGGAGGCTTGAAGACCGTCACTTTGAAGTGGAAGGTCATTCCGGGCTTGGGCCGGTGTGGCCTCCGCTGCGTTTATGCGCTCGGGTTTCCTTGCTCTGGTTGTCTGAGGTCTTTACTGCACCTGCTGGAAGTCGCTGAGGATGAAGTGATAAGCGTCCTTGGCGTTATCCCATACGGCTTCGAACTTGGTGGGGTAACGCGTCGTGCGCCCCAGGTTGCGCGGCATCGGAACGGGCAGCGTGAAGCTCTCCTTCCTGAGGAGCTGCTCGCGGGTGACCATGGGCTCCAGGAAGACAAACTGCTGCTTGTACGAACCGACGATCATCACCTTGTCGAACAGACCCGGTTTCAGCACGCCCGGCGAGGCGAATTCCGTGGTGGGCAGGCTGTGAAAGCCCATCGTCGGCACACAGTGGTCCTGTGGTGCGTCGCCCGGAGGAACCGGGGGGAGCCATCCCTGCGGCACGTTCGCCGGATCGATCTGCGTCAGGTCGGCGCAGTTGATGGCCTGCACGTCCGCCTGGCTGCCGCCATGAACGTGGAAATCGAAGTGTGGGGTGCCATAGCGTTCCATCGGCGGGTGGCCCTGCGGATTCCAGTCCACGCTGAGGTGGTTGAGAAAAGTCGTCTGCTGCGCCTGAACCGGGAAATCCAGATGGGCCACGACCGGGTCCCCGGTGGTCGGGCCGTTCTGAATGCTGGCCATCGGGATGGTCACCCCGGCCTGGATGACCTGTCCGTCCTGGCCCACTTTTGCCCAGGAATTCACGCTCGCGCCGTTCAGGGTCTGGCTTTCACCTTGAACGACGCCCGAGTCGGGGTTGTTCTGCGCGCAGGCAGCCAGGAGCAGGACCGTGCCGATCACGAGATGGCGGTGAAGCTTCATAGGTTCCTCCCGAAAGGCTCCGCCGTGCCGGACACGCCCAGGGCGCCGATCACGCCGGAAAAGAGAGTCGTGCGTCTGTCCGCCGAACCTGTCTGCGCCGGGTCGGTCTTCGGCGCGCTGAGCGTGCCCCACGGCAGGCGATCAGGACGCACCTCGGGAAAGGAGGGCGCCTTGTTGAAGGGTGCCGGTCTATGGGGCGTGACCCCTGATTTTCTCGTGGCCCTGAGACTGAGGGCGGTGGTCTTCGGGTGAGTGTGCCTGCGGCGCCGCGCGGCTGCGGTCCGGCTACCGGTGAAGCGGTCAGCTTGGCGTCATACTCTTTTTCAGCAAAAGCGTTCGAAGGTGAACAGTAAAATCAGTGTACTTTCTCACTTTGCCGGTCACAAGCTAAAGAAGAGCATAAAGTTTCATGCAGTCTTCATCACCATTCTCTGCCTGATTGTCTTCACCGTCTGGCGCGCATAGCAGGCGTTTGACAGCCCGTGCACGCGTAAAATACGCTTCTGATCGTTCAGCGCTCAATCGACCGGTTCTCAGAATCAACCCGCCATGCCCCACTGCGCAGTGGGGCATGGCGCCCGAAAGGAAAACAGCCATGGAGAGAACTCTTGCAGTGGGCGTGATCGGTGCCGGGAGCATGGGTGCGCGGCACGCCCGCAACCTTCACCAGTACGTCGCGGGAGCGCAAATCGCGGGCCTCTATGACCCCGATTCCGGTCGCGCGCGCGAAGTGGCGGCTTCCTGCGGTGAGGCCACCGTGTTCGGCGATCCCCTGGCCCTGATCGCGGACTCCTCCATCGACGCCGTTCTGATCGCGTCTCCTGACGCCACCCACGCGGAGCTCGTGCACGCCTGTCTGCAGCACGGCAAGCCGGTACTGTGCGAGAAACCGCTGGCCGTCACCGCCGAAGGCGCCCTGAAGATCGTTCAGGCCGAACAGGAGATCGGACGTCGGCTTGTCGGCGTGGGCCTGATGCGCCGCTTTGATCCCCAGCACCTCGCCGTCGAGCGTGCGCTCGCTTCCGGTGCGGTCGGTCGGGGGTTGCTCTTCAAGGGCGTGCACCGCAACGCCAAGGTCCCCCAGCACCTGCCCGGAGAGGTCGTGATCACCAACTCCGCCGTGCACGACATCGACTCAGCCCGCTGGCTGCTGGGCCAGGAAGTCACCCAGGTCTTCGTGAGCGCCGTGCGCACCCGCGACACCCTCAGCGCGGACACCCGCGACATGCTGCTGTTGCAGCTGCAGCTCACCGGTGGCTGCCTCGCCACCATCGAGGTCACGGTGGCCGCCGACTACGGCTACGAGGTCAGCGCCGAGATCGTGGGTGTAAGCGGCACCGTCACCACCGGCCTGCCCATGGACGCGGTGATCCGCTCGGGGCGCAAGACTTTCACGGACGTTCCGGCAGACTGGCTGGAGCGCTTTCAGGAGGCCTACATCGACGAGCTTGCCGCGTGGACCCACAGTGTCCGCAGCGGCCAGGCTTTTTCGGGCGCCAGCGCCTGGGACGGTTACCAGGCGCTCGTCGTGACCGACGCCTGCATCCTGGCGCTCAAAAGCGCCGCCGCTGTGGCCGTACCCACGCCCGAGCGGCCCGCCCTGTACGACCGGGCTGTTTCGCCCGAAGTGCCATCACTCTGACCACCGCTTTAAGGAGCCACGTGAACACCTTTCACCTGACGGTCGCGCAAGCCCTCGTGAAGTACCTGGCCGTGCAGTACAGCGAACGCGACGGCGTGCGCCAGCGGCTCATTCCCGGCGTGTGGGGCATCTTCGGGCACGGCAATGTCACCGGGCTCGGCCAGGCCCTCGAAGAACTCGGCGACTCGCTTGAGATGCCCACCTACCGCCCGCAAAACGAGCAGGGCATGGTGCACGTCGCGGCCGCCTACGCCAAACACAAAAACCGCCTGGCCACTTTTGCCTGCACGGCCAGCGTGGGGCCCGGCAGCACCAACATGCTCACCGGCGCGGCCCTCGCGACGGTCAACCGGGTGCCGGTGCTGCTGCTGCCCAGCGACTTTTTTGCCAACCGCATTCCCGACCCCGTGCTGCAGCAGCTCGAACACCCCAGCGAGCACGACCTGAGCGTCAACGACTGCTTCCGGCCCGTCAGCCGCTTCTACGCGCGCGTCTCGCGACCGGAGCAGCTGCTCGCGGCGCTGCCCGAGGCGATGCGGGTGCTGACCGACCCCGCCGAGACCGGCGCCGTCACGCTCAGCCTGCCCGAGGACGTGCAGGCCGAGGCGTACGACTGGCCCGCCGCCTTCTTCGAGCAGCGCACCTGGCGCGTGCGGCGGCCCCCACCCGAACCGGACGTGGTGCAGCAGGTGGCAGGCCTGCTGCGCGGCGCGCGGCGCCCGCTCATCTACTGCGGTGGCGGGGTCATCTACAGCGGGGCCGAAGCGGCTTTGGGACAACTCGCCGAACGCCTGGGCGTGCCCGTCGTGGAAACCCAGGCCGGCAAGGGCGCGTTGCCCTGGAATCACCCCATGAACGCCGGGCCAGTGGGTGGTATCGGCGGGCTGGCCGCCAACCGCCTGGTGCGGGAAGCCGACCTGATCGTGGCCGTCGGGACCCGGCTGGGCGACTTCGTGACGGCCAGCAAAACCGCCTTCGCTGCGGGCGCGCGTTTCGTGGGCCTGAACGTCGTGCCAATGGACGCCGCCAAGCTCGGCGCGCTGTCAATGGTGGCCGACGCCCGCGCAGGCCTGGACGCGCTCCAGGGCGCACTCTCGGGCTGGAATGGCACGGACGCCGCCTACCGCGCGGAAACCCTTGCCCTGAAAGCCGAGTGGGACGCCGCCGTCAGTGCGGCCCGCCAGGACACCGGCAGCGTTCCACCCGCGCAGGGCGCCGTGATCGGCACGGTGAACGACGCGGTGGGCCCACACGCCACCGTCGTGTGCGCGGCGGGCAGTCTGCCGGGCGACCTGCTGAGGCTCTGGCGCCCCGAAGACCCCAAGGCGTACCACGTCGAGTACGGCTTTTCCTGCATGGGCTATGAAATTCCCGGCGGGCTGGGCGTGGCCCTCGCCGAGAGGGGGCGGCGCGTCGTGGTGATGGTGGGAGACGGCTCGTACCTGATGATGAACAGCGAGCTGGTCACCGCCGTCGCCGAGAACGTCGATCTGACCGTGGTGCTGGTCGACAACCGGGCCTTCATGAGCATTCGCGGGCTGCAGCTGGAGTCTGGCAGCCCCAGCTTCAACAACGAGCTGCGCCACCGCAATCCGACCACGAATCGCACTGACGGCGAGGTCGTGAAGCTGGACTTCGTGAAGCACGCCCAGGGCCTGGGCGCGCGGGCGGTGCGCGCAGAAAGCCTGAATGAGCTGCGCGAGGCGCTCACGGTGGCCGGGCGTGAGCGTGGGGTGCAGGTCATCGTGGTGCCGGTCAACTTGCGCGAGCGCGTGCCGGGCTTTGAA
The Deinococcus peraridilitoris DSM 19664 genome window above contains:
- a CDS encoding DUF5602 domain-containing protein; this translates as MKLHRHLVIGTVLLLAACAQNNPDSGVVQGESQTLNGASVNSWAKVGQDGQVIQAGVTIPMASIQNGPTTGDPVVAHLDFPVQAQQTTFLNHLSVDWNPQGHPPMERYGTPHFDFHVHGGSQADVQAINCADLTQIDPANVPQGWLPPVPPGDAPQDHCVPTMGFHSLPTTEFASPGVLKPGLFDKVMIVGSYKQQFVFLEPMVTREQLLRKESFTLPVPMPRNLGRTTRYPTKFEAVWDNAKDAYHFILSDFQQVQ
- a CDS encoding Gfo/Idh/MocA family oxidoreductase; amino-acid sequence: MERTLAVGVIGAGSMGARHARNLHQYVAGAQIAGLYDPDSGRAREVAASCGEATVFGDPLALIADSSIDAVLIASPDATHAELVHACLQHGKPVLCEKPLAVTAEGALKIVQAEQEIGRRLVGVGLMRRFDPQHLAVERALASGAVGRGLLFKGVHRNAKVPQHLPGEVVITNSAVHDIDSARWLLGQEVTQVFVSAVRTRDTLSADTRDMLLLQLQLTGGCLATIEVTVAADYGYEVSAEIVGVSGTVTTGLPMDAVIRSGRKTFTDVPADWLERFQEAYIDELAAWTHSVRSGQAFSGASAWDGYQALVVTDACILALKSAAAVAVPTPERPALYDRAVSPEVPSL
- the iolD gene encoding 3D-(3,5/4)-trihydroxycyclohexane-1,2-dione acylhydrolase (decyclizing), with the protein product MNTFHLTVAQALVKYLAVQYSERDGVRQRLIPGVWGIFGHGNVTGLGQALEELGDSLEMPTYRPQNEQGMVHVAAAYAKHKNRLATFACTASVGPGSTNMLTGAALATVNRVPVLLLPSDFFANRIPDPVLQQLEHPSEHDLSVNDCFRPVSRFYARVSRPEQLLAALPEAMRVLTDPAETGAVTLSLPEDVQAEAYDWPAAFFEQRTWRVRRPPPEPDVVQQVAGLLRGARRPLIYCGGGVIYSGAEAALGQLAERLGVPVVETQAGKGALPWNHPMNAGPVGGIGGLAANRLVREADLIVAVGTRLGDFVTASKTAFAAGARFVGLNVVPMDAAKLGALSMVADARAGLDALQGALSGWNGTDAAYRAETLALKAEWDAAVSAARQDTGSVPPAQGAVIGTVNDAVGPHATVVCAAGSLPGDLLRLWRPEDPKAYHVEYGFSCMGYEIPGGLGVALAERGRRVVVMVGDGSYLMMNSELVTAVAENVDLTVVLVDNRAFMSIRGLQLESGSPSFNNELRHRNPTTNRTDGEVVKLDFVKHAQGLGARAVRAESLNELREALTVAGRERGVQVIVVPVNLRERVPGFESWWDVPIAATSGQEGVRARRQEYEARLKQQVRFFAPTRADRDDA
- a CDS encoding cupin domain-containing protein, which encodes MKRHATVVCTSALLTVALSCGVLFATAQTPQGANVILNTKLDAAASTELVQLVLDFAPGAFTPSHTHGGLGYVSVLEGEITVREAGKEQKYKVGESWKELPGVYAEVGNAAATPARVMATFLLPKGAALTTTHTGTTNAQLPPGPTTVARSNFDLASLPSSFNLHQLVMEFPANSFTPEHTHGGVGFVTVLSGQMLVRDKNGEKTFKTGETWREMPGEYAVVGNAGTTPARVAVTFLVPAGSALTTNR